Within Sphingobium aromaticiconvertens, the genomic segment TTCCAGCCGGGCGGCCAGTGCCAGCGCGCCTTCGCCACGGGCAGGGGGCAGTTTCACGTCGCCGCCGTTGCTGAAATAGCCTTCCGCCCCGCACAGCACCAGCATTCGCGCAGGCGTGTCATTTTCCAGCCGGTCGAGCGCGGCAGAAAATTGCTCCCACATCGCAAAGGAGACGGTATTCTTCGCGCGCGGCCGGTTGAGGGTGATGACCGCGATGCCATCGTCCCGCATGTCCAGCAACAGTTCCGGCGCGGTTCCGGCCTCCTCCATGCTCACTCTCCCTGTCTTGCTATCGGGCCAATGAATAGCCCCGCCTGCATTCCCAGGGCAAGTAAATTTGCATATATGTGCAAATTTATGCCGAAGCCGCCGTCCCGTTTCGCTTGCGCATGGGCAGCGCGTCAATGCCGCGCTGGGAAATGTCGACGATCAACGCTTCCACTTCCTTGCGCGCCGCGCCCTTGAGCGCCCCCAGCACACAGGTCAGGTAGCTGCCGACCAGCCGGACGATCACCTCGTCGTCCGGGATTCGTCCCTGCGCCCAGTCGTTGATCGTGGCATATTCAAACCGCACCAGATCCTCGACCAGCTTGTCGACCTCTACCCATGGCTGCAACTGCTTCTGCTTCTCCAGCGCCGCGATCCAGGTGCGGTTATGCTCCACGGCGGGCGAGTGCATCGCCGTCCAGATGTCGTGGTCGACATCCGAACTGAAATAGAGCGCCATGATCGCCTTGATATAGTTGCGAATCTTGCGGTTGCGCTGGACCACGGAAATCATCCGTTCCAGATTGTAGCGCAAACTCCCCGGTGTGCTCGCATAGTCGATGCGGCTGACATATTCGTCGAAATATTCCTGAATCGCAGAGGCGATCATCCGCTCGCGCGTCTGGAAGGCATTGTAGAGCGTGCGCTTGGCCACGCCTGCGCGCTGCCCGATCTCGTTCATGCTGAGCGCCGCGATGCCCTGTTCGGCAATCACCTTGCGCGTTTCTTCCAGGATACGCCTGCGCCGTTCAATAATGGCGGGGCTGGAATAGGTTTGGGGCCGCTCCGTCCCATCCCTGGTGCCGATATTGTCCTTAGTCGCCAAATCCATTGCCTCCCATCATGCTCCGATATGCGCGCAGATCGACTATGGTAGCAGTTCTGCATGATCGTGCAATTTTCCTCTACGCGCGAACGGTCGAATCGTTCGGGCGATGGGATGAGGCAGGAAGCCCCGCGCCGTTAACCGGCAAGATGCGGGGCATTGGCCATCCGCCCGAAACGACGGATGACCTGAAATATCTAACTACCCTTGGGCGCGGTTTCGCGCGCACGCTGGCGAATATAGTGGCGCAACCCTTCCAGATCGGCGTCGCTCAACTGCTCGAACGCGCCCATGCCGCGCGCCATCAGCGCTCCGTCATGGACCACTGCCTTGAACGTGTCGGCGTCCATCGGCACGGCCGACTTACGCAAGTCAGGCGCGGCGCCGCCCGCCATCATGCCCGCCCCATGACAGATGATGCAGCTGCTATTGTAGATGCCCGCGCCGACCTTCGCCTTGGCGGCGTCGATGGTGAAGGCGGGGTCGTCCTGGATCGGCATGTCAGCCTGCTCGGACGGCGGCAAAGCCTTGCTCCCGCCGATGGTGAAGGTCAGCACCCGGCGCTTCTGCTGGCCATAGTCCCAGTTGGGCGAATTGGGAAAACTGCTGCGGAACCCGGTGATGATCGACACATATTGTTTACCGCCAAGCGAATAGCTGATCGGCGCAGACAGCATGCCATTTTGTGCGTCGAACCCCCACAGCTTGCGCCCGTTGCTCGCCGAAAAGGCATTGAAGCTGCCGTCGTTCGTCCCTTGAAACACCAGATTGCCGCCGGTCGCCATCGTGCCGCCGTTGAACACGCCGGGCTGCGGGATCGACCAGGCAATCTTGTTGCCCGCGACATCCCATGCGACCAGCTTGCTGATGGCGGCAGGCGCGACCAGGTTGGCGGGCGGCGCGCCAAGGCCAGTGTTGACCATCATGCCCGGCTTGTAACTCCAGTCCTTCACATTGGGCGGATCAACGAAGACGCGCCCGCCTTCCATCACCGGAATATAGGACAGGCCCGTCTTCGGACTGAACGACATGGCCTGCACCCCATGCGCGCCATTGGGGAAGGGGTACATCATAAACGGCTTGCCGTCGGGATATTGTGCTGCGGGATTGATTTCCGGCCGCCCCGTCACCGGGTCGATCCGTTTGGCCCAGTTCTGCTTCGCAAATTCGCCCGCCGACACCAGCTTGCCGGTTTCCCGGTCCAGCACATAGAAAAAGCCGTTCTTGGGCGCGTGGATCAGCACCGATCGCATCTTGCCGCCGATCATCATGTCGGCCAGTTCAATGTCCATCGCATTGTTGAAGTCGTGGCTGTTTTCCGGGTTCACCTGATAATGCCACACATATTCGCCGGTCTTAACGTCCAGCGCGACGATCGACGACAGATAAAGATTGTCGCCGCCGCCGGGCGAGCGGATCTTCTGGTTCCACGGCCACCCGTTGCCGGTGCCGATATAGATGCGGTCATATTTCGCATCATAGGCCATGGCGTGCCATACCGTGCCGCCGCCACCGAATTTCCACCATTCGCCGGTCCAGGTCTTGGCCGCCGCCTCCATCGCCTTGTTCTCGAAGCCCTTGGCCGGATCGCCCGGCACCACGAACCAGCGCCACGCCTTCTTGCCGGTCTTGATGTCGTAGGCCGTCACATAGCCGCGCGTCGGACTATAATCCGCGCCGCCGAAGCCCACGACCACCTTGTCGCCCGCCACCCATGGCGGGCCTGTGATATAGCCATGCTCCGCCTCATCCAGCGTCTGCACCGACCAGCGTGGCTTGCCGGTCTTCGCATCGACCGCGATCAGCCGCCCTTCGCGGGTCGCGGTAAAGACCATTCCGTCCTTGTAGGCGATGCCGCGCGTGCCCCAGCCCGCCCGCATCCGCGTCCGGGCTTCGGGCTGGCTGGCGACATCGGGATCATATTGCCACAACAATTTGCCGGTGCGCGCGTCGAGCGCATGAACCACGCTCAGCCCCACCGCGAAATACAGCACGCCATCGACTTCGAGCGGCTGGGTATAGCTGTCATAGGTATCGATATCATAGGACCAGGCAAGGCCCAGCTTGCCCACATTGGCTTCGTCGATCTGGGCGAGCGGGCTGTAATGCTGTTCCTTGTCATCCCCGCCATAGCTGGTCCAATGCGCGCCTTCCGGCGCCGCACTCTGCACCGACCGGGCGACCAGCCCGCCGGTCATCGCCACCGCCGCCATACCTGCGATCGCCGTGGAAAAACGCAGCTTCATGCCATTCTCTCCTGCCGGACGCCTATCCGCGTCATTTCCTGCACTCTGGTGCAACTTTAAAACGATGTCAACGTGTCAGCCCGTTGACTTGCCCCTTTCCCTGACGCATTATCTTGCACCATAGGTCATAATTCAGGGGATGGATGCGGATGGCGCGGCATATGGGATTCGGCCCTGCCTTTACGGTCTTAGCAAGCGCGGCCCTGGCAAGTGCAGCGATGGCAGCGCCCGACGCTCCGCCGAACGTCCGCCTCGCCTCCGGCGCACTCAAGGGCACGATGCGCGATGGCGTCGCCTATTTCGGTAACATCCCCTTCGCCGCGCCCCCGACCGGCCCCGATCGCTGGCGCGCGCCCCAGCCCCCACGTCCGTGGCGCACCGCGCGTGACGCCGCCCGCTTCGGCGCGGATTGCCCCCAGCCCCGCCGCGACGCGACCGATACCGCACCCCAAAGCGAAGATTGCTTGACGCTCAACATCGTCACGCCCGATCCACGGGCAAGCAAACTGCCGGTGCTGGTCGTCATACATGGCGGCGCCTATTTCGTCGGGTCCGGGCGCGAACCCTTTGAACGCGGCGTCCCACCCATGGTGCGGCAGGGCGCCGTGCTGGTCGCGCCCAATTATCGCCTCGGCCGCCTCGGTTTCTTCGCCCATCCCGCTCTCACCGTGGAAGCGCCGCAGGCCATGGCCAATTACTGGCTGATGGATCAGGTTGCGGCCCTGCGCTGGGTCCATGCCAATATCGCCGGTTTCGGCGGCGATCCGGCCAATGTCACGATCATCGGCTGTTCCGCCGGGGGATCCAGCATCAACGCGCTGATGGCCACGCCCGCGGCGCGCGGCCTGTTCGCGCGCGCCAGCGCCCATTCGGCCGGCGGCCTGTTCAACGCCAATCGCCCCATCGATCAGGCACAGGAACAGGGCATGGCCTTTGCCACCCGCGTCGGTGTCTCGGGGCGGGACGGGGCGGCCCTTGCCCGGCTGCGCGCGCTTCCTGTTGATGCCGTGCTAGCAGGCGACAGCGGCGCACCGGATTTCGGCGCGGTGGTCGATGGTCACTGGCTGCCCCGCCCGCTCTCCGCCCTGTTCGCCAGCGGCGCCATCGCGCGCGTGCCGCTCATCAGCGGATCGACCAGCAACGAAGCCAGTGTCTTCGGCCTGATGGGCTTCGACCGGGCCGCCATGGCCCGTCGCTTCGGCATTGATCTCGACAGCGTTTCCGCCAGCTATGGTGTGCAGGATGAAAAGGAATTGCTGCGACAAGTGCAGACCGATTTCCTGTTCACCTCTGCAGCCATGGGCATGACCCAATTGGCGGCGCGCGCCGGCGTGCCGACATGGTCCTATCATTTCGACTATCTGCCTCCCGCTCAGCGGCAGGAACCCGGTGCGGACCATTGCGCGGATCGCCCTTACTGGTTCGGTCAATCGCCCGCCACCGATCCGCAATCGACCGCATTGGCCCGGACAATGGAAGGCTGGCTGTTGAACTATATGCGTGGCGGCGACCCCAACGGTGTCGGCTTGCCGCCATGGCCCGCCAATCAACCCGGCACGGCCAATCCTCTGCTGATCGGCGAAACCATCCGGTCCGCCCCCCAATTTCACGCCCGCCAACTGGCGCCCTGGTACGCCAAATGGGAACGGGAAAGCGGGCAGAAATTCGGCTGGCGCACCACATCATGAGCGTCACGCTCGACCGACGGGACGGGATAGCCGTCGTCACGCTTGATCGGCCGGATCGCCGCAACGCCTTCACCATGGCGATGCGCGGACGGATTGCGGACATATTCACCGAACTGGCCGATGACGACACGGTCCGGGCGATCGTCCTGACCGGCGCGGGCGGGCATTTCTGCGCGGGTTCGGACACCGGGGAAATGGGGCACAGCGATACCGCCGCCTTCCTGCACCGCATGCGCCTGCTCCATCGCATGATCCGCGCCATCACCGCCTGTCCGAAACCCGTCATCGCCGCGGTCGCAGGCAATTGCGTCGGTGCGGGGTGGAGCCTGGCGCTGGCCTGCGACATGGCCGTCGCCGCACCCGACGCACGCTTCTGCCAGATTTTCGGGCGGATCGGCTATGCTCCCGACGCCGGCGCCATTTGGCATCTTACTCGTCTCGTCGGGCCGATGCGCGCAAAGGAGATTGTCTATTCCACCCGCATGATTGACGCAGCCGAAGCGCTGACGCTGGGCCTTGTGCTGGATGTCGTGGTGGACCAGCCAGTGCTGGACCGCGCGGTGGCTTTGGCCATGGATATGGCGCAGGGCGCGCCGCTGGCGCAGGCCATGGCCAAACAATTGTTCGACGCCGCATCAACGCAATCACTCGACCAGTTTCTCGCGCAGGAATTCAGCGTTCAGCCGATGTTGGCCACCACCGCCGACCATCGCGAAGGCATCGACGCCGCACAGGACAAGCGCCCACCCCGGTTCACCGGCCGATGACACCCCTCAGCAGGACAATCCAGCCCATGACTGGACGGACCGCATGACCGCCTTCCCCCGTAGCTGGCTGTTCACGCCCGGATCGCGCCCGGATCGCTTCGCCAAGGCCGTCGCGACCATCACCGACGCCCTGATTCTGGATCTGGAGGATGCCGTGGCGGAGGACAACAAGCTGCAAGCCCGTCAGAATGTCGCAGCCTTCCTCGAAACCGTCCCGGTCATCAGGCAACGGATCGCCGTGCGGATCAATTCCTTGCGGCGCGCGATCGGGCTGGAGGATCTGATCGCCCTCGCCCGCCTCGCCAACGCGCCCGATTATATCCTGCTGCCCAAGGCAGAGGATGATGCGGATTTTGTCATCGCCGCCGATATTCTGACCGATTGCGGTTCAAGGGCGCAGTTGCTCGCCCTCGTCGAATCCGCCCGTGGCGTAGCCCATGCCGCCACGATCGCTGCATCGACGCCACGACTGGCAGGCCTGATGTTCGGCGCCGCGGACTATGCGGCCGACCTTGGTCAGCAGGTCGGCCCATTCCGGCCCGATTTCGCCCGCGCCACCATCGCTAACGCTGCAGCATCTGGCGCCATGCCCGCGATCGATTCCCCCTGCTTCGCCATCGACGATTCCGATGCTTTGGAAGCTGAATGCAGCCAGGCGCGTGCCTTCGGCTTCATTGGTAAGGCAGCGATCCACCCAGCCCAGCTTGAGGTCATCAGCCACCATTTTCACGCCTCGGCCAGCGAGCGGGAACTGGCTTCACGCATCATCGCAGCGGCGCCTGATGGAGTCGGCGTGCTTGACGGCAAGATGATCGATATTGCGATGATCCGCTGGGCAAGACGGATGGTGTAACCGTCTGGCCAGCGATAGGCCGGCTCAGTCAGAGCAAATCCACCAGTTGTTGCCAGGGTCGCGTGCCAAGAGCACCATAGCCTTGCATGGGATGGCAGTTTCAATCGCCTGTAAACAGCTTCGCCACAGCCGGTCGATCAATCTTCATCGAGGGGTTTTTCGGAAGATCATCGACCATGCGCCAATGCACGGGAATGTGGGTGGCGGGCACATGGTTGCGTAAATGCGCTTCCGCTTCGGCTGCACTCAGCGGCGCTGCACCGGCCTTGCGCTGTATCGCAGCCCCTGGCACCTGCCCCAGGCGAGTGTCCGCGACACCCACCACGGCCGCAGCGCCAATCGCGGGATGTTCGAGCAGCGCGCGCTCGATCGTTTCGGGCAGCAGCTTGAAACCGCCTCGCATGATTGCGCCATCGGCCCGCCCGCGGATGAACAGGAATCCGTCCGCATCGATGACGGCGATGTCGGATGTCCTGATCCATTCCTGGCCGATACGTGGCGTGGACACCTCCAGCAGCCCCTCACATCCAGCGGGCAAGAGCGCGTCCGTAACGGGATCAACGACCTGCAATCGCGCGCCCGGCAGCGGCCGGCCGACCGATCCCAGCTTGGCCCCGTCAAATTGCTCGACCAGTTCCAGCGTCATCGCCGCAACCGGTCCGCCAAATTCGGTCGCTCCATAAGACATGAGGACCGGGATGCCGTAGCGCGCCTCAAACGCGCGCTGCACCGAAGGGTCGAGCGGTGCCGCCCCGCTGGCCATAGCCTTGAGCGATGCCAAATCCTCTCGCGGGATATCCGCGTCCAGCAGCATGCGAAAGGCCGAGGGCGGTATGCCGCTGGCCGTGGGCCGGTAGCGCAGCACGAAATCATGCCACGCCTCCAGCGAGAAGCGATCAAGCAGCATCACCGGTTGTCCGCGCAACATCGTCGGAAGCGTCGAATAGATGCCCGATATATTACCAAGCGGATAGAAGAGGAGAAAGGGCGGCCCGGCTTCCACATCATCGTGGCGCGCACCCATCATCCTGT encodes:
- a CDS encoding long-chain fatty acid--CoA ligase, with the protein product MSNQSMDRAADREAVADRGESAPSLPDLAKRALARDPARRAIEFEGVWHDWGAVRQLADSVTDLINAAGVAPDAAIGLVARSRPEMVAALIGLVAAGRTIQMIYAFQSPTVIARDIRALKPGVVIVVAQDMTDALDCVLAEQGIAGIVLDAMAAHAAPGHAQSRIKDVAVHDMPQIEVLTSGTTGPPKRFPISFDMMARHYMGNRMMGARHDDVEAGPPFLLFYPLGNISGIYSTLPTMLRGQPVMLLDRFSLEAWHDFVLRYRPTASGIPPSAFRMLLDADIPREDLASLKAMASGAAPLDPSVQRAFEARYGIPVLMSYGATEFGGPVAAMTLELVEQFDGAKLGSVGRPLPGARLQVVDPVTDALLPAGCEGLLEVSTPRIGQEWIRTSDIAVIDADGFLFIRGRADGAIMRGGFKLLPETIERALLEHPAIGAAAVVGVADTRLGQVPGAAIQRKAGAAPLSAAEAEAHLRNHVPATHIPVHWRMVDDLPKNPSMKIDRPAVAKLFTGD
- a CDS encoding TetR/AcrR family transcriptional regulator, whose amino-acid sequence is MDLATKDNIGTRDGTERPQTYSSPAIIERRRRILEETRKVIAEQGIAALSMNEIGQRAGVAKRTLYNAFQTRERMIASAIQEYFDEYVSRIDYASTPGSLRYNLERMISVVQRNRKIRNYIKAIMALYFSSDVDHDIWTAMHSPAVEHNRTWIAALEKQKQLQPWVEVDKLVEDLVRFEYATINDWAQGRIPDDEVIVRLVGSYLTCVLGALKGAARKEVEALIVDISQRGIDALPMRKRNGTAASA
- a CDS encoding enoyl-CoA hydratase/isomerase family protein, which encodes MSVTLDRRDGIAVVTLDRPDRRNAFTMAMRGRIADIFTELADDDTVRAIVLTGAGGHFCAGSDTGEMGHSDTAAFLHRMRLLHRMIRAITACPKPVIAAVAGNCVGAGWSLALACDMAVAAPDARFCQIFGRIGYAPDAGAIWHLTRLVGPMRAKEIVYSTRMIDAAEALTLGLVLDVVVDQPVLDRAVALAMDMAQGAPLAQAMAKQLFDAASTQSLDQFLAQEFSVQPMLATTADHREGIDAAQDKRPPRFTGR
- a CDS encoding HpcH/HpaI aldolase/citrate lyase family protein; the encoded protein is MTAFPRSWLFTPGSRPDRFAKAVATITDALILDLEDAVAEDNKLQARQNVAAFLETVPVIRQRIAVRINSLRRAIGLEDLIALARLANAPDYILLPKAEDDADFVIAADILTDCGSRAQLLALVESARGVAHAATIAASTPRLAGLMFGAADYAADLGQQVGPFRPDFARATIANAAASGAMPAIDSPCFAIDDSDALEAECSQARAFGFIGKAAIHPAQLEVISHHFHASASERELASRIIAAAPDGVGVLDGKMIDIAMIRWARRMV
- a CDS encoding PQQ-dependent dehydrogenase, methanol/ethanol family encodes the protein MKLRFSTAIAGMAAVAMTGGLVARSVQSAAPEGAHWTSYGGDDKEQHYSPLAQIDEANVGKLGLAWSYDIDTYDSYTQPLEVDGVLYFAVGLSVVHALDARTGKLLWQYDPDVASQPEARTRMRAGWGTRGIAYKDGMVFTATREGRLIAVDAKTGKPRWSVQTLDEAEHGYITGPPWVAGDKVVVGFGGADYSPTRGYVTAYDIKTGKKAWRWFVVPGDPAKGFENKAMEAAAKTWTGEWWKFGGGGTVWHAMAYDAKYDRIYIGTGNGWPWNQKIRSPGGGDNLYLSSIVALDVKTGEYVWHYQVNPENSHDFNNAMDIELADMMIGGKMRSVLIHAPKNGFFYVLDRETGKLVSAGEFAKQNWAKRIDPVTGRPEINPAAQYPDGKPFMMYPFPNGAHGVQAMSFSPKTGLSYIPVMEGGRVFVDPPNVKDWSYKPGMMVNTGLGAPPANLVAPAAISKLVAWDVAGNKIAWSIPQPGVFNGGTMATGGNLVFQGTNDGSFNAFSASNGRKLWGFDAQNGMLSAPISYSLGGKQYVSIITGFRSSFPNSPNWDYGQQKRRVLTFTIGGSKALPPSEQADMPIQDDPAFTIDAAKAKVGAGIYNSSCIICHGAGMMAGGAAPDLRKSAVPMDADTFKAVVHDGALMARGMGAFEQLSDADLEGLRHYIRQRARETAPKGS
- a CDS encoding carboxylesterase/lipase family protein: MAAPDAPPNVRLASGALKGTMRDGVAYFGNIPFAAPPTGPDRWRAPQPPRPWRTARDAARFGADCPQPRRDATDTAPQSEDCLTLNIVTPDPRASKLPVLVVIHGGAYFVGSGREPFERGVPPMVRQGAVLVAPNYRLGRLGFFAHPALTVEAPQAMANYWLMDQVAALRWVHANIAGFGGDPANVTIIGCSAGGSSINALMATPAARGLFARASAHSAGGLFNANRPIDQAQEQGMAFATRVGVSGRDGAALARLRALPVDAVLAGDSGAPDFGAVVDGHWLPRPLSALFASGAIARVPLISGSTSNEASVFGLMGFDRAAMARRFGIDLDSVSASYGVQDEKELLRQVQTDFLFTSAAMGMTQLAARAGVPTWSYHFDYLPPAQRQEPGADHCADRPYWFGQSPATDPQSTALARTMEGWLLNYMRGGDPNGVGLPPWPANQPGTANPLLIGETIRSAPQFHARQLAPWYAKWERESGQKFGWRTTS